The stretch of DNA TACACTTTATGATTAGTCGGCTTTCCCCGCCTTAAATCATCATTATCCATGCTCGGCAAATCATCATGTATTAAAGAATAGGTATGTATCATTTCTAACGCAGCCGCAGCCTCTAAACCGAGTTGCGGTTTTTTTCCGAAAGATTCTAAAGTAGCCAGCAGCAGCAGCGGCCGCAGTCTTTTCCCCCCGGCCTGAAGAGAGTAATCCATCGCTTCTTGCAGCCGCGGCGGCGCTTGAATAGATGCAATTCGCCGAGCTAATTCTTTCTCCAGTTGCTGCTTATAGTTATCCATGAAAGCCGCTAAAGTCGCTCCCATCCTTATTCCTCCTCACCGACAGTGAAATCCTGCTCTCCGTTTTCTGTCATCAGCTTGGCTAGCTGATTTTCCGCATGGGTCAGTTTTTCATGGCAAAACGCCGAAAGCTTGATGCCTTCTTGGTAATAGCTTAAAGCCTCTTCCAAGGCTACATCTCCCTCTTCCAATTTCGTGACGATGGATTCTAACTTATCCATCGCTTCCTCAAAGCTGAGCTCTTTATTCTCCATTGCTTTTCACCTCAATTGATTGAATTTGACAGTGCAGGCTTCCATCCGTCAGCTGAACGGTCAGTTTTTCTCCAGCGGCTGCATCGCGGCTTGATTTAATTAATTGATTTCTTTCATTATAAGAAAGGCTATATCCGCGCTCCATCACTTTAAGCGGGCTGAGAGCATGCAGCACGGAAACCTTCTGCTTGAAGATTTCCTCCTTTGCTGTCAGCACTTGCTTCATTTGTTTCGCCAGCGCGTCATTTAAGCGATTCAGCCCCTCATAAGCCTCGCTGATTCTTCTTCTGGGATGACTCCGGTTTAATCGTCCTGACAGTTCCTCTATGCTTGAACGCGCCTGCTTCAAATGGATGAGCTGCTCGCAGGCAAGCTTTTCGTTCAAGCGATCCAGCCGCTCAGCCTGCTGACGATACAGCGCTTGCGGATTACGCATGATATAGGAGCCTTTCAAATTTTGATACCGCTTGCGCTCGCGGCGAATCTTCTCTGACATCGCCCGGTTCAGCCTGTTTTTTCGAACAGCTAGCTTTTCAAGCACTTCTTCAAGATGCGGCACGGCAATCTCTGCTCCGCCTGTTGGTGTAGGAGCCCGGCGATCCGCTGCAAAATCAGCGATGGTAAAATCCGTTTCATGGCCGACAGCAGAAATCACCGGAATATGAGATTGACGGATGGCCATAGCCACCTGTTCTTCATTGAACGCCCAAAGCTCTTCAATCGAGCCTCCTCCGCGGCCGACAATCAGGACTTCAGCTCGCTGGTCGCGATTGGCTGTGTTGATTGCGGACACGATGGACGGAGCCGCATTCTCCCCCTGCACCAAAGCTGGATAAACAAGAATTTCGGCGATTGGGTAGCGCCTTTTAATGGTCGTAAGGATATCACGAACTGCGGCACCCGTTGGGGAGGTCACGACCCCGATCGTTTTCGGATAGACCGGAAGCGGGCGTTTTTGGCTCTCATCAAACAGCCCTTTCTTTTCCAGCTTTTTCTTCAGCTGATCAAAAGCTAAGTATAATTCACCGATGCCGTCCGGCTGCATGGATTTGACATACATTTGATACTGTCCGCCTGATTCATACACGGTCACATCCGCTTTAATTAATACTTGCATTCCGTTTTCAGGGCGAAACTTCAGCATGCGGTTTGCGGATGAAAACATCACCGCTAATATTCTCGCTTTGTCATCCTTTAAAGTGAAATACATATGTCCGCTTGAATGACGTTTAAAGTTGGAAATTTCTCCCTTGACGAGCACATTGGTTAAATGCGGGTCGGCGTCAAATTTCCGTTTAATATATTTTGTTAAGGCTTTTACTGATAAGTATGGTTGTACTTCCATATGAAATTCCACCTTTTTGGTCAAGCTAAAAAAGCTGCCCTCCCATTATAACATGTTTGGAAGACAGCTTTAATATTGAGCACGCTTATTTAGAGTTTGCCATGGCTGCTTTTTGTTTGACAGACTGCACCGTGTTAAATAGCAGCATCGTGATCGTCATCGGGCCAACACCGCCTGGAACGGGTGTAATGGCTCCCGCTACCTGCTTTGCACTTTCAAAATCGACATCTCCGCAAAGCTTGCCGTTTTCGTCGCGGTTCATTCCCACGTCAATGACTACCGCGCCCGGCTTCAGGTCCTCTGCTTTTAAGAACTTTGCTTTTCCGACAGCAGCGATCACGATATCAGCTTGTCTCGTAAAGGCTGACAAATCTTTCGTTCTGGAATGGCAAACGGTCACGGTTGCGCTTTCTTTTAGCGCCAATAACGCTGCCGGTTTACCAACGATATTGCTGCGGCCGATGACCACCGCATGTTTTCCTTCTAAAGAGATGTTTTCCCGCTCAAGCATCTTGATAATACCGAATGGTGTGCAGGAATAAAACGCCTCTTTTCCAATGGCCATTTTTCCAACGTTAACCGGATGAAAACCATCCACATCTTTTTCTGGAGAAATCGCGTCAATGACCTTATCCTCTGAAATATGGGCTGGTAACGGAAGCTGCACGAGAATGCCATGGATATTGTTGTCCTGGTTTAATTCTTCCACTTTAGCCAGCAGCTCTGCTTCTGATAAATGAGCCGGATAGCGGTAGATCTCGGAGTGGATGCCCACTTCGGCACATGCTTTATCTTTGTTTCTCACATATGTTTGAGAGGCTGGATCCTCCCCAACTAAAATGACCGCTAAGCCCGGTGTTACACCATTTCTTTTTAGCTCTGCAACATCTTTCTTCAATTCCTGCCGAATGCTTTGCGCAATTGCTTTCCCGTCAATGATGGTTGCCGCCATGTTGTCTCCTCCTCACTTCTCATCCATGTAATAAAGAATCATGAATCCGCGATAATACTCCGTTAATGAACTTGCCGGAACGCTCATCGCTAAAATGCTTCGCCAATTCCACCGCTTCATTGATCGCTACTTTTGCCGGCACATCATCCAAATATTTCATTTCAAAAACAGCCAATCTCAAAATATTGCGGTCCACTTTCGCCAAGCGGTCAAAGGACCACTTTTCTAAGTTGGCCTTGATTAGCTCATCAATATCATTCAAATGGGAAGCGGTGCCCATTACTGCGCTTTGTAGATATTCATCATGCGGGGCTTCCTCCAAAACATTGCTGATGGCTTCCCGCGGATCGGCTCCGCTCATATCCATTTGATAGAGGGCTTGCAAGCTTTTCTCGCGTGCTGTACGTCTTTTCATTTATTAAAACTCCTTTTGCTTTTTCTGCATTATAAAAAGATAATAGCACAAAATGAAAAGAATACACATGTTCTTCTAAAAAAGAACCGCTTTTATTCCACTTTGAAATCAGGACTTTACACAATAAAGAGTTTCTTTTATCCTCTTCGTTCCCCGTTTCATTTTGAAGGGGAGGGCTTGCCGCACCGTGTATACATGCAAAAAAGACTGACCCCGCTATAGCAAGCGCGATATCCCTTGCCTTGGGTCAGCCTTTTCCATTCAAGCCTTGCGAATCTGCGTTCGCATTACCAGCCGGGGGAGAAGACGCGGATAACAGCCATCGCCTGTATCCTGACCCGCCTTACTCTTCCGTCGTCTGATCGCTTTCCGTATGCTTAGTGTCAAATTGAATGCCCACAACATGAATGTTCACTTCATCTGCTTCAAGTGCGGTCATATTTAACAGCGCTTGACGGATATTATCCTGAACCTTCTGAGCGACAACAGGAATGGAAATACCAAAAGCAACGATGCAATAGACATCGACCTTGATCCCCTCTTCGGTCAGCTCTACACGCACTCCCTTGCCGTGATTTTTCTTTCCTAGCCGTTCAACTACGCCTGCCGCAAAGCTTCCGCGCATTTTTTCTACGCCCTCTACTTCTGACGCGGCAATGCCCGCAATGACTTCAATGACTTCCGGAGCAATTTCAATTTTCCCCAGACCATTCACGCCATTGCTCATTTCTAAAACTTGATTTGCTGTTTGGCTGCTCTCACCCATACATCAGCACCTCCTTGTAATATTTATTATGACTTCATCACTTCGTACATTTCAAGAAACTTTGTGTTAAATTCGCCTTCCACAAACTTTTCATGCTCCAGCAATCTTAAATGGAAAGGAATGGTCGTGTGCACACCTTCAATGACAAACTCGCTTAGCGCACGCTTCATCCGCGCGATGGCTTCTTCCCGCGTTGAACCATAAGCGATCAATTTAGCAATCATGGAATCGTAAAAAGGCGGTATCATATATCCCGGATAAGCCGCTGAATCTACGCGAACCCCAAAGCCGCCCGGAGGCATATACGCTGTAATTCTCCCCGGAGAAGGCATGAAGTTTTTCTCCGGATTCTCAGCATTAATCCGGCACTCTATCGCCCAGCCGTTAAATTCAATATCCTTTTGCTGATAAGACAGTTTCTCACCGGAAGCTACACGAATTTGTTCTTTGACAAGATCGACGCCTGTGACTAATTCCGTGACAGGGTGCTCCACTTGAATGCGCGTATTCATTTCCATGAAATAAAACTGCCGGTTCTGATAATCATAAATAAATTCTACTGTTCCTGCACCTGTGTAATCAACTGCTTGTGCGGCTTTTACAGCT from Bacillus xiapuensis encodes:
- the xseB gene encoding exodeoxyribonuclease VII small subunit, which codes for MENKELSFEEAMDKLESIVTKLEEGDVALEEALSYYQEGIKLSAFCHEKLTHAENQLAKLMTENGEQDFTVGEEE
- the xseA gene encoding exodeoxyribonuclease VII large subunit, which produces MEVQPYLSVKALTKYIKRKFDADPHLTNVLVKGEISNFKRHSSGHMYFTLKDDKARILAVMFSSANRMLKFRPENGMQVLIKADVTVYESGGQYQMYVKSMQPDGIGELYLAFDQLKKKLEKKGLFDESQKRPLPVYPKTIGVVTSPTGAAVRDILTTIKRRYPIAEILVYPALVQGENAAPSIVSAINTANRDQRAEVLIVGRGGGSIEELWAFNEEQVAMAIRQSHIPVISAVGHETDFTIADFAADRRAPTPTGGAEIAVPHLEEVLEKLAVRKNRLNRAMSEKIRRERKRYQNLKGSYIMRNPQALYRQQAERLDRLNEKLACEQLIHLKQARSSIEELSGRLNRSHPRRRISEAYEGLNRLNDALAKQMKQVLTAKEEIFKQKVSVLHALSPLKVMERGYSLSYNERNQLIKSSRDAAAGEKLTVQLTDGSLHCQIQSIEVKSNGE
- the folD gene encoding bifunctional methylenetetrahydrofolate dehydrogenase/methenyltetrahydrofolate cyclohydrolase FolD; protein product: MAATIIDGKAIAQSIRQELKKDVAELKRNGVTPGLAVILVGEDPASQTYVRNKDKACAEVGIHSEIYRYPAHLSEAELLAKVEELNQDNNIHGILVQLPLPAHISEDKVIDAISPEKDVDGFHPVNVGKMAIGKEAFYSCTPFGIIKMLERENISLEGKHAVVIGRSNIVGKPAALLALKESATVTVCHSRTKDLSAFTRQADIVIAAVGKAKFLKAEDLKPGAVVIDVGMNRDENGKLCGDVDFESAKQVAGAITPVPGGVGPMTITMLLFNTVQSVKQKAAMANSK
- the nusB gene encoding transcription antitermination factor NusB, which produces MKRRTAREKSLQALYQMDMSGADPREAISNVLEEAPHDEYLQSAVMGTASHLNDIDELIKANLEKWSFDRLAKVDRNILRLAVFEMKYLDDVPAKVAINEAVELAKHFSDERSGKFINGVLSRIHDSLLHG
- a CDS encoding Asp23/Gls24 family envelope stress response protein, whose product is MGESSQTANQVLEMSNGVNGLGKIEIAPEVIEVIAGIAASEVEGVEKMRGSFAAGVVERLGKKNHGKGVRVELTEEGIKVDVYCIVAFGISIPVVAQKVQDNIRQALLNMTALEADEVNIHVVGIQFDTKHTESDQTTEE